TAACTGGCATTTTGTCCTCCTGTATTTATTTTAATTATAACCAAAGTTATTGTTTTGTGTCAATTAAAATTTAGAACCTAAAGAGACAAAATAAGAATTGCCAAGTTCACCTTGTGGTTGGAAAGCAAAGTCAAGGGAGAATCTTTGGTGTTTTATGCCAAATCCAGCTGTTAGACCAGAGCCTTCGTCTTGTGGGCAGGATTTAAAACCAAGTCTTATTGCCAATGCTTTTCGGTAATCGTATTCACCACCAATGTTTATGTAGGGAGAATTGTCATTGGGAAGGGTACCATCTAAGACAATGGTAATGGGAGCAAGGGTTTTGGGAAGAAGATAGGAAAGGCCTAGTTTTAAACACAAAGGAAGGGGATCTGATTCCTTTTCAAACTTTATTCTGG
This sequence is a window from bacterium. Protein-coding genes within it:
- a CDS encoding PorV/PorQ family protein; translated protein: RAIFATSISYLDYGKEDRYDQNATKDGTWDAMDMALCFGLGGKMPNENIALGLSLKAIYGEIDKSDAYGFCCDAGMLYKPNIKGMKIGAVVKNIGTRIKFEKESDPLPLCLKLGLSYLLPKTLAPITIVLDGTLPNDNSPYINIGGEYDYRKALAIRLGFKSCPQDEGSGLTAGFGIKHQRFSLDFAFQPQGELGNSYFVSLGSKF